One window of Chloroflexus aggregans DSM 9485 genomic DNA carries:
- a CDS encoding DEAD/DEAH box helicase, which produces MPPASIFDLHTGVIEEYRSFVESFIHIADDRICKTVTQALDDRHLWPEPFVQLSPAYTPDETVDDLARRGLLHADTAHFFRTDTNAPFRLYRHQREALAHAVRGESFVVTSGTGSGKSVCYFLPIIDYLLRHPEPAMGVQALIIYPMNALVNSQEQALTRLANQYRQRTGKPFPIRFARFTGETPNTQREELRQNPPHILLTNYMMTELMLVRPDDQRLIGETGRSLKFLVFDELHTYRGRQGADVAMLVRRLKQRCAASNLVHIGTSATMVSTPDATATERRQTVADFASRFFAHPITAAQVIEETLEPITVGGEPSAHDVQAAMTAPLPTTWEALRAHPLTRWIEFAMGVTCDSEGRLVRRVPRTLTEVAEELAALTGQPVDQCRELIRQVLHIGSAAKQSGGTGLAFKLHQFIAQSRRVYATLDDRAQRTITLDSPIRDQDNRIYLPLIFCRHCGQEYYDVAVVNSDTRPNLDDEYPFVEEDDPDAQFGYLMLPNESDDRSEENLPEEWFDPKGRLKKEWRQRVPRPIWVTPDGRATAEPRDGALRMWFQPRPFAICLTCGEWYDGRVSEYAKLSALSSETVSSATSILAISLLRHAARTGAASDRLLSFVDNRQDAALQSGHFNDLVHMAVIRSALVAALRETGELRPESVAGAVVRHTGLTLRDIAHDGDLDETSREAKDTWNVFTDLVAYWLYDDLQRGWRSIVQPNLEQLGLLQIAYFGLDEFCTNKEVWTDSLAVVPDDQRAAVVRVVLDTLRQRRAIHANVLDETWQRELRQRLWRRLNPFWGIDEDTANALIPATWAVLRGASDRVPSGIAVSRRSTIGKQITRLVPLDPAAYDTFMTQLLDRLTRHGLLVRLDPHGDHQRFQLNGACLRWRAGTPLSAPNQRRPTNHFFREFYQQHAGALALLEAREHTAQVVAKGEREQRERRFRGTDATLRRLPYLVCSPTMELGIDIADLELVHLRNVPPTPANYAQRSGRAGRQGQPGLIITYCRNRRPHDQYFFRRRHEMVAGSVKAPRIDLTGEALVKAHIHAIWLAEVRLPLGSSIGNCIDLDDDRLPLTQHVQAQIHLSPARLQRLRDQVIADVLTPDIRNEAPMWLTEHWVDTVLAEAPRAFDRAFDRWRELYRSVERQLQEASRLQRSRKRDEQEEGNRMVEEAQRQRRLLLQDDVASEESDFYPYRYLASEGFLPGYNFPALPVRAWIPRGTDGEFLSRPRAIGLQEFAPGNYIYHEGMKWEVTKFRAPPEGLRGRCARWKLCKHCGAFSEPSDDCCSFCATPFDGANSELLTLLDMPNVVTRRRARITAEEEERRRIGFHVQTAFAIPVTTRRVQARFVRDNQTLLTMTYAPAATVLTINHGWRAARQTGFSVNLDTGEFVNENDKTDTRQPNDRPQRDRAMERVRLSTRETQNILLVQVGVDAWRTSSSKWKSFKYALHVGITETFQLEESELELYEVGEGAHQALLLVERGEGGVGVLRRLVEETTAFADVVNTAWERCHFDPDGYDTKPECARACYECLLSFSNQRDIWFINRHEVKEVLQALKAATIDRDYHGRTEAEQAAWLAAGLDPRSELEKRFLATLHAMGGRLPDIQQERIDEANCVADFFYHPNVCVFCDGSVHDDPAQRATDERVRRALRSAGYRVIVIRYDRDLRTQIQAYADVFGV; this is translated from the coding sequence ATGCCACCTGCCTCTATCTTCGATCTGCATACCGGTGTCATAGAGGAGTATCGGTCGTTTGTCGAGTCGTTTATCCACATCGCCGACGACCGAATCTGCAAGACCGTTACCCAAGCCCTCGACGATCGACACCTCTGGCCGGAACCGTTTGTGCAGCTCAGTCCGGCATATACTCCTGACGAAACGGTTGATGATCTGGCACGACGCGGGCTGCTGCACGCCGATACTGCGCACTTCTTCCGCACCGACACCAACGCTCCCTTCCGTCTCTACCGTCATCAGCGCGAAGCGTTGGCGCATGCGGTTCGCGGCGAGAGTTTTGTCGTGACCAGCGGCACCGGTTCTGGGAAGAGCGTCTGTTACTTCCTGCCGATCATTGACTACCTGCTTCGCCACCCGGAGCCGGCGATGGGCGTACAAGCGCTCATCATCTACCCCATGAACGCGCTGGTCAATTCGCAAGAACAAGCCCTCACCCGCCTTGCCAACCAGTATCGGCAACGTACCGGGAAGCCGTTTCCCATCCGCTTTGCCCGCTTTACCGGCGAAACACCTAATACCCAACGCGAGGAACTTCGGCAGAATCCGCCCCATATCCTGCTCACCAACTATATGATGACCGAATTGATGCTGGTGCGGCCCGACGACCAGCGCCTGATCGGTGAGACGGGGCGCTCGCTGAAGTTTCTGGTGTTCGATGAATTGCACACCTACCGCGGTCGGCAAGGGGCCGATGTGGCGATGTTGGTGCGTCGGTTGAAGCAACGGTGTGCTGCGTCGAATCTCGTGCATATCGGAACCTCGGCGACGATGGTGTCGACGCCGGATGCGACGGCAACGGAGCGTCGGCAGACGGTGGCCGATTTTGCCTCCCGATTCTTCGCCCATCCGATCACCGCGGCACAGGTGATCGAAGAAACGCTCGAACCGATCACCGTAGGTGGTGAGCCGTCGGCGCATGATGTGCAGGCCGCCATGACTGCCCCGCTCCCAACGACGTGGGAGGCGTTGCGCGCCCATCCCCTCACCCGTTGGATTGAGTTTGCTATGGGTGTGACGTGCGATTCCGAAGGTCGCCTTGTGCGCCGCGTCCCGCGTACTCTCACCGAGGTGGCAGAAGAGTTAGCCGCTCTGACCGGTCAACCGGTTGATCAATGTCGCGAGCTGATCCGGCAGGTTCTGCACATCGGGAGCGCCGCGAAGCAGTCTGGTGGAACGGGGTTGGCCTTCAAGCTCCACCAATTTATCGCCCAGAGCCGGCGCGTCTACGCTACCCTCGACGATCGGGCACAACGCACGATTACGCTCGATAGCCCGATCCGCGACCAAGATAACCGCATCTATCTCCCGCTTATCTTTTGTCGGCATTGTGGGCAAGAGTACTACGATGTTGCCGTGGTGAACAGTGATACTCGCCCCAACCTCGACGATGAGTACCCGTTTGTTGAGGAAGATGATCCCGATGCGCAGTTCGGGTATCTGATGCTCCCCAACGAGTCAGACGACCGGAGTGAGGAGAACCTTCCCGAAGAGTGGTTTGATCCCAAAGGCCGCTTGAAAAAAGAGTGGCGCCAGCGGGTTCCCCGACCAATCTGGGTCACGCCCGATGGTCGTGCCACCGCGGAACCGCGAGACGGTGCGCTTCGCATGTGGTTTCAGCCTCGGCCTTTCGCCATCTGTCTCACGTGCGGCGAGTGGTACGACGGTCGGGTGAGCGAATACGCCAAGCTCAGTGCGCTGTCGAGTGAGACCGTCTCAAGTGCGACCTCGATCCTCGCCATCTCGCTGTTGCGCCACGCGGCACGCACGGGAGCAGCCAGCGATCGCCTCCTCTCATTTGTTGACAATCGGCAAGATGCGGCCTTGCAGTCCGGTCACTTCAACGATCTCGTCCACATGGCAGTGATTCGCTCGGCACTCGTGGCGGCGTTACGTGAGACGGGTGAGTTGCGGCCCGAATCGGTTGCCGGAGCGGTGGTACGGCACACCGGCCTTACCCTGCGTGATATTGCCCATGATGGGGATTTGGACGAGACCAGCCGGGAGGCAAAAGATACGTGGAACGTCTTCACCGATCTGGTTGCGTATTGGCTGTACGACGATTTGCAGCGTGGGTGGCGCAGTATTGTCCAGCCCAACCTTGAACAATTGGGCTTGCTTCAGATCGCATACTTCGGCTTGGACGAGTTTTGTACCAACAAGGAGGTCTGGACCGACTCGTTAGCAGTGGTACCTGACGACCAACGGGCGGCCGTCGTGCGGGTCGTGTTGGATACGCTTCGTCAGCGGCGCGCGATTCATGCAAACGTGTTGGACGAAACCTGGCAGCGTGAGCTGCGTCAGCGGCTTTGGCGACGGCTGAATCCGTTTTGGGGGATCGATGAAGATACCGCTAACGCCCTCATCCCGGCAACCTGGGCTGTTCTGCGTGGCGCATCGGATCGTGTGCCGAGCGGGATAGCGGTGAGTCGGCGGAGTACCATCGGCAAACAGATCACGCGGCTGGTTCCGCTCGATCCGGCTGCCTACGATACGTTCATGACCCAGTTGCTCGATCGGCTTACCCGTCATGGATTACTCGTTCGCCTGGACCCGCACGGTGATCACCAGCGCTTCCAACTCAACGGTGCCTGTTTACGCTGGCGGGCAGGAACACCACTATCGGCTCCCAATCAGCGCCGACCGACCAATCACTTTTTCCGCGAGTTCTACCAACAGCATGCCGGTGCGTTGGCACTGTTGGAAGCGCGGGAGCATACCGCGCAGGTCGTGGCGAAAGGCGAACGGGAACAGCGCGAGCGTCGGTTTCGTGGGACGGATGCTACCCTGCGTCGGCTGCCGTACCTCGTCTGTTCACCGACGATGGAGCTGGGGATTGATATTGCCGATCTCGAATTGGTCCATCTCCGCAATGTACCGCCGACGCCGGCCAATTATGCCCAACGGAGTGGGCGGGCCGGACGACAGGGCCAACCGGGCTTGATCATCACCTATTGCCGCAACCGTCGTCCGCACGACCAATATTTCTTCCGTCGCCGGCACGAGATGGTGGCGGGGAGTGTGAAGGCACCGCGCATCGATCTCACCGGTGAGGCGCTGGTGAAAGCGCACATTCATGCTATATGGTTGGCCGAAGTGCGTCTCCCGCTCGGCTCGTCTATCGGCAATTGTATCGATCTCGATGATGATCGATTGCCACTGACCCAGCATGTGCAGGCCCAGATCCATCTCTCCCCGGCGCGGCTCCAACGCCTGCGCGATCAGGTGATCGCCGACGTGCTGACCCCCGACATCCGCAACGAAGCACCGATGTGGTTGACGGAACATTGGGTTGATACCGTCCTGGCCGAAGCGCCGAGGGCGTTTGATCGGGCCTTCGACCGCTGGCGTGAGCTGTACCGCAGTGTGGAACGCCAGCTCCAAGAGGCTTCCCGACTCCAACGGAGCCGCAAGCGCGACGAGCAAGAAGAGGGGAACCGCATGGTCGAGGAAGCGCAACGTCAACGGCGTCTCCTGTTGCAAGATGATGTAGCGAGCGAAGAGAGCGACTTCTACCCATACCGCTATTTGGCCTCCGAAGGGTTTTTGCCCGGTTACAACTTCCCGGCGCTGCCGGTGCGGGCGTGGATTCCACGCGGCACCGATGGTGAGTTTCTTTCCCGGCCACGGGCCATCGGGCTGCAAGAGTTTGCTCCGGGGAACTACATCTACCACGAAGGGATGAAGTGGGAAGTGACAAAATTCCGCGCGCCACCTGAAGGGTTACGCGGTCGGTGCGCCAGGTGGAAGCTGTGTAAGCACTGCGGTGCGTTCTCCGAGCCGAGCGACGACTGTTGCTCGTTCTGTGCAACGCCCTTTGATGGTGCGAATAGCGAACTCCTGACCCTGCTCGATATGCCGAACGTAGTCACGCGCCGTCGGGCACGGATTACCGCCGAAGAAGAGGAACGACGCCGAATCGGGTTTCACGTGCAGACTGCGTTCGCCATTCCCGTGACAACCCGGCGGGTGCAGGCTCGTTTCGTGCGCGACAACCAGACGTTACTCACCATGACTTACGCTCCGGCGGCAACGGTCCTCACGATCAACCATGGTTGGCGCGCGGCGCGTCAGACCGGCTTCTCCGTCAATCTTGACACGGGGGAGTTCGTGAATGAAAACGACAAGACCGATACCCGACAGCCCAATGATCGTCCGCAGCGCGACCGGGCGATGGAGCGCGTGCGGCTCAGTACGCGAGAGACGCAGAATATCTTGCTGGTGCAGGTAGGGGTTGATGCATGGCGAACGTCGTCGTCCAAGTGGAAGAGTTTCAAATATGCCCTCCACGTTGGGATTACCGAGACGTTCCAACTCGAAGAGAGTGAGCTTGAGCTGTACGAGGTGGGGGAAGGCGCACACCAGGCGCTGCTGTTGGTAGAGCGAGGCGAGGGCGGGGTCGGCGTCTTGCGCCGCTTGGTTGAGGAAACAACAGCGTTTGCCGATGTGGTGAACACGGCATGGGAACGCTGCCACTTTGACCCTGATGGCTATGACACCAAACCGGAGTGTGCGCGGGCGTGTTATGAGTGTCTGCTCAGTTTCTCGAATCAGCGCGATATTTGGTTCATCAACCGCCACGAGGTCAAAGAGGTGCTTCAGGCATTAAAAGCAGCAACGATCGACCGCGACTATCATGGTCGGACCGAAGCGGAGCAGGCTGCATGGCTGGCGGCCGGGCTTGATCCGCGCTCAGAGCTGGAAAAGCGCTTTCTGGCAACGCTCCACGCCATGGGTGGTCGGTTGCCGGATATCCAGCAAGAGCGGATTGACGAGGCCAATTGTGTCGCCGACTTTTTCTACCATCCGAACGTCTGCGTCTTCTGCGACGGGAGCGTCCACGATGACCCCGCGCAGCGCGCTACCGATGAGCGAGTGCGTCGTGCGCTGCGGTCAGCGGGGTATCGGGTGATCGTGATCCGGTACGATCGCGATCTCCGCACCCAGATTCAAGCGTATGCCGATGTCTTTGGCGTATAA
- a CDS encoding helicase-related protein, whose amino-acid sequence MPTPGSIVRCREREWVLLPGAEDDRFWLRPLIGRSDDVIAISRTLSEIAGYTLPEERVCDAHFPLPTPSNIQDATAAMLFWRAARMALRDGATPLRSLGRISIRPRLYQFVPLLMALRLQPVRLLIADDVGVGKTIEALLIARELWDRGEIRSLAVLCPPYLCDQWQQELRQKFHLDAVVVRPGTISDLDRQAPQGVDFYHHFPVQVISIDWVKTSRHRDRFLVHCPDFVIVDEAHGVAPATDTAQQLRHELVRELAVKAERHLVLLTATPHSGNPDTFRALIGLLDPEFATWDVSNLSDGQRARLARHFVQRTRTDIEQSWPDGVRCFPQRDLRDAHYYLTPAYESLFRDVYTFCAELVKRGDGLREPQRRVRYWAALSILRCVMSSPAAARVALRNRAARLTMDDDALADDTIWQGAVFESGETETDDETPTTVIEQAELSFNESEQRRLDVFIRRAEQIAQSNEDAKLTGAIDLVRQLIDEGYAPIVWCRYVATADYVARAFRHHLSGVHVTCVTGRMGEEERRAVIAAAPVDQPRVLVATDCISEGINLHERYNAAIHYDLPWNPNRLEQREGRVDRYGQTAPTVVTVRYYGLNNEVDTVVIDVLLRKAREIRRALGAHVPVPAESVMDALTKTLFLRREQPANQLRLDLVASETVAFHQRWDEAVAREKKTRTRFAQHALKLDDVRPVIEATDRVLGDPDEVRDFVLAAAGRVGLVIQPQRGHPDVFHVTTLPETPPPIADAVPEGNGAWAITFSSPAPGGVEYIGRNHRLVSRLAGYLFSMALARSHPDHNEVPVARIGVIRTDSVNRLTVIWLTRARYLLQFPGSRHPLLAEEALVSGYVDEGGTHRWLDEATVTRLLREARSAGNISPAEKRELAEIVLAELGEANRDHPIWQALATQTEQRAAELKEMYRRVRQALHYHVRGIAVEPVFPPDLLGMIVLQPIPRRGTS is encoded by the coding sequence ATGCCAACCCCCGGTTCGATTGTGCGCTGTCGCGAACGCGAGTGGGTGCTCTTGCCCGGCGCCGAAGATGACCGCTTCTGGTTGCGACCGTTGATCGGACGCAGCGATGATGTGATTGCCATCTCTCGCACGCTGAGTGAGATTGCCGGGTATACATTACCGGAAGAGCGGGTGTGTGACGCCCATTTTCCGTTACCCACACCGAGTAACATTCAAGATGCGACGGCGGCAATGTTATTCTGGCGGGCCGCTCGCATGGCGTTGCGTGACGGAGCCACGCCATTGCGGTCGCTGGGGCGAATTTCCATCCGTCCGCGGTTGTACCAGTTTGTGCCCTTATTGATGGCCCTCCGCCTTCAGCCGGTTCGTTTGCTCATCGCCGATGATGTGGGGGTGGGCAAGACGATTGAGGCGTTGCTGATAGCCCGCGAATTGTGGGATCGCGGCGAGATCCGCAGTCTGGCCGTGCTTTGCCCACCGTATCTCTGCGACCAGTGGCAGCAAGAGCTTCGCCAGAAGTTTCATCTCGATGCAGTCGTGGTTCGGCCGGGTACCATCAGCGACCTCGATCGGCAAGCACCGCAGGGGGTAGATTTCTATCACCATTTTCCGGTCCAAGTGATCAGTATCGATTGGGTGAAGACCAGTCGGCATCGCGACCGTTTTCTCGTCCATTGCCCCGATTTCGTGATTGTCGATGAAGCGCACGGTGTGGCGCCGGCTACCGACACTGCTCAGCAGTTGCGCCATGAGTTGGTTCGTGAGCTTGCCGTCAAGGCCGAGCGCCATCTCGTCTTGCTTACCGCGACGCCGCATAGCGGGAATCCCGATACCTTCCGTGCGTTGATCGGGTTGCTCGATCCAGAGTTTGCAACGTGGGATGTGAGTAATCTGAGCGACGGCCAACGTGCTCGCCTTGCTCGTCATTTTGTCCAGCGCACGCGCACCGATATTGAACAGAGTTGGCCGGACGGGGTGCGCTGTTTTCCGCAGCGCGACCTGCGTGATGCGCATTACTATCTCACCCCCGCCTACGAGAGCCTCTTTCGCGATGTCTATACCTTCTGCGCCGAGCTGGTCAAACGGGGCGACGGGCTGCGTGAGCCGCAGCGTCGGGTTCGCTATTGGGCCGCTCTCTCGATCTTGCGCTGTGTGATGTCGAGTCCGGCGGCGGCACGGGTTGCCTTACGCAACCGCGCGGCGCGTCTCACCATGGACGACGATGCGCTCGCCGATGATACGATCTGGCAGGGCGCGGTGTTTGAGTCGGGTGAAACCGAGACCGATGATGAGACGCCGACGACCGTTATCGAACAGGCAGAGCTGTCGTTCAACGAGAGCGAACAGCGTCGGCTCGATGTGTTCATCCGACGTGCCGAGCAGATTGCCCAAAGCAATGAAGATGCGAAACTGACCGGTGCCATCGACCTTGTCCGTCAGTTGATCGACGAGGGCTACGCTCCTATCGTCTGGTGTCGGTATGTGGCTACCGCCGACTATGTCGCCCGTGCCTTTCGCCACCATCTCTCCGGCGTGCATGTCACCTGCGTTACCGGACGGATGGGCGAGGAAGAACGGCGTGCCGTGATTGCTGCTGCGCCGGTCGATCAACCGCGGGTGCTGGTTGCCACCGATTGCATCTCCGAGGGGATCAACCTGCACGAACGCTACAATGCTGCCATTCACTACGATCTGCCATGGAACCCGAACCGGCTTGAACAACGTGAGGGTCGGGTCGACCGCTACGGGCAGACGGCGCCGACCGTGGTGACGGTACGCTACTATGGTCTCAACAATGAAGTTGATACGGTGGTAATCGATGTCTTACTGCGGAAAGCCCGCGAGATTCGCCGCGCGCTCGGTGCGCACGTGCCGGTACCTGCCGAGAGTGTCATGGATGCGCTCACCAAGACTCTGTTTTTACGGCGTGAGCAACCGGCCAACCAATTACGCCTCGATCTCGTCGCCTCCGAAACGGTCGCCTTTCATCAGCGCTGGGACGAGGCAGTAGCCCGCGAAAAAAAGACGCGCACCCGCTTTGCCCAGCACGCCCTCAAACTCGATGACGTGCGGCCGGTCATTGAGGCCACCGACCGCGTATTAGGTGATCCCGACGAAGTACGGGACTTTGTCTTAGCGGCAGCGGGCCGGGTGGGTTTGGTTATTCAACCGCAACGCGGTCACCCTGATGTGTTTCACGTGACCACCCTCCCGGAAACGCCGCCTCCTATTGCCGACGCCGTCCCAGAGGGCAACGGTGCGTGGGCGATCACCTTCTCATCACCGGCGCCGGGTGGCGTGGAATATATCGGACGCAACCACCGGCTCGTCAGCCGTCTCGCCGGCTACCTGTTTTCGATGGCACTTGCCCGCAGTCATCCAGACCACAACGAGGTACCCGTCGCCCGCATCGGAGTCATCCGCACCGACAGCGTCAACCGGCTCACCGTCATCTGGTTAACGCGCGCACGGTACCTGCTCCAATTCCCGGGAAGCCGCCACCCCCTCCTCGCCGAAGAGGCACTGGTGTCGGGGTATGTTGACGAAGGCGGTACCCACCGCTGGCTCGACGAAGCGACGGTCACACGCCTGCTCCGCGAGGCTCGATCGGCCGGCAACATCTCGCCCGCCGAGAAGCGGGAACTGGCCGAGATAGTGCTCGCCGAACTCGGTGAGGCCAACCGTGACCATCCGATCTGGCAGGCACTGGCGACGCAAACCGAACAACGGGCCGCCGAATTAAAAGAGATGTATCGTCGCGTCCGTCAGGCCCTGCACTATCATGTGCGTGGCATCGCCGTCGAACCGGTATTCCCCCCCGACCTGTTGGGGATGATCGTATTGCAACCGATTCCCCGGCGTGGGACATCGTAG